Proteins encoded together in one Planctomyces sp. SH-PL14 window:
- a CDS encoding DUF3137 domain-containing protein yields MLRPFHAILPELRRELADLERLRAALYQKVIHGWLKVAGSVVIGGALTAMCLWLKWGVVVPFILISAVWTIASAWTSDIVAPRATYVVEFKRRFIAPIAQSIGDGFRYAPNRMVFPKLYAASAIFQPSPDRYGGEDRLEGVIGKTYVQMSELHTEYKTTSKDSKGRKSTTWHTIFKGLFIHADFHKNFHGHTLVRPDFAERTFGILGRAIQKRSPGGNRLVQLEDPEFEREFVVNATDQIEARYILTPNMMRRMLEVRRKFNAPVTFSFIHSSLFIAVPLDRNLFEPRFGTSLFDEQYLRGYYEQINSCVGIVEALGLNVRIWGKE; encoded by the coding sequence ATGCTCAGGCCGTTTCATGCAATCCTCCCGGAACTTCGGCGGGAACTGGCCGACCTGGAGAGACTGCGGGCCGCCCTCTATCAGAAGGTGATCCATGGCTGGCTGAAAGTCGCCGGATCGGTGGTGATCGGCGGAGCCCTCACCGCCATGTGCCTGTGGTTGAAATGGGGAGTCGTGGTCCCCTTCATCCTGATCTCGGCGGTGTGGACGATCGCCTCCGCGTGGACGTCTGACATTGTCGCGCCGCGGGCCACCTACGTCGTCGAATTCAAACGCCGCTTCATCGCGCCGATCGCCCAAAGCATCGGCGACGGGTTTCGGTATGCCCCGAACCGCATGGTGTTTCCAAAACTCTACGCCGCGAGCGCGATCTTCCAGCCTTCCCCGGACCGCTACGGCGGGGAGGACCGGCTCGAAGGAGTGATCGGCAAGACCTACGTGCAGATGTCCGAGCTCCACACGGAGTACAAGACGACGTCGAAGGACAGCAAGGGGCGCAAGAGCACGACCTGGCATACGATCTTCAAAGGGCTGTTCATTCACGCGGACTTTCACAAGAACTTCCATGGCCACACGCTCGTCCGGCCGGACTTTGCGGAGCGGACGTTCGGAATCCTCGGCCGGGCGATTCAGAAGAGAAGTCCCGGAGGAAATCGGCTTGTCCAGCTCGAGGATCCGGAGTTCGAGAGGGAGTTCGTGGTCAATGCGACGGACCAGATCGAGGCCCGCTACATCCTGACGCCGAACATGATGCGGCGGATGCTGGAGGTTCGGCGGAAGTTCAACGCCCCGGTGACGTTCTCGTTCATCCACTCCAGTCTGTTCATCGCGGTCCCGCTCGACCGGAATCTGTTCGAGCCGCGGTTCGGGACCAGTCTGTTCGACGAACAATATCTCCGCGGCTACTACGAACAGATCAACAGCTGTGTCGGGATCGTCGAGGCCCTGGGGCTGAATGTGCGGATCTGGGGGAAGGAGTAG
- the pyrE gene encoding orotate phosphoribosyltransferase, producing MFDRPRLLQLFRERALKFGDFTLASGKKAKYYLDGKQITLHSEGLRLVSQGLLELMQGVECSAVGGMSIGADPIVAGILTVAAEQGKSLDGFLVRKESKGHGTQKYVEGPIQPGDKVVIVEDVVTTGGSSILAVDRVREFGAEVVLVLAIIDRMEGGRQNFADKNLPFQSLLTIEDFGLQPPQA from the coding sequence ATGTTCGACCGTCCCCGCCTGCTCCAGCTCTTCCGCGAACGCGCCCTCAAGTTCGGCGACTTCACCCTCGCCTCGGGCAAAAAAGCCAAGTACTACCTCGACGGCAAACAGATCACCCTCCACTCCGAGGGACTGCGGCTCGTCAGCCAGGGGCTCCTCGAGCTGATGCAGGGGGTCGAGTGCTCCGCCGTCGGCGGGATGTCGATCGGGGCCGATCCGATCGTCGCCGGGATCCTGACCGTCGCCGCGGAACAGGGAAAGAGCCTCGATGGATTCCTGGTCCGCAAGGAATCGAAGGGACATGGGACGCAGAAATACGTCGAAGGGCCGATCCAGCCCGGCGACAAGGTCGTGATCGTCGAAGACGTCGTGACCACCGGCGGCAGCTCGATCCTGGCAGTCGACCGGGTCCGTGAATTCGGAGCCGAAGTCGTTCTGGTCCTGGCGATCATCGACCGCATGGAAGGGGGCCGCCAGAACTTCGCCGACAAGAACCTGCCGTTCCAGTCGCTCCTGACGATCGAAGACTTCGGCCTTCAGCCGCCGCAGGCGTGA
- a CDS encoding phosphoribosylaminoimidazolesuccinocarboxamide synthase, whose product MSRAPLLESSLPGIPVRRGKVREVYDFGDRLLLVASDRISAFDWILPTGIADKGRVLTKISEFWFSHLREVRHHLLSMNPRDLPLPAGVDAAALDGRSMVCRKTQVVPVECVVRGYLAGSGWKEYRQSGTVCGIRLPAGLQESSQLPEPIFTPATKAEEGHDENIPFERMQEIVGAPLAETLRKLSLEIYARGAAHARSRGILIADTKFEFGLVGSEVILIDEVMTPDSSRFWPMDQYAPGRGQPSFDKQFVRDWLEQTTWDKNSPPPELPPEIVTGTRDKYIDAYERLTGAAFEWK is encoded by the coding sequence ATGTCCCGTGCCCCGCTGCTCGAAAGCTCTCTTCCCGGCATCCCGGTCCGCCGGGGGAAGGTCCGCGAGGTGTACGATTTCGGGGACCGGCTCCTGCTCGTGGCCTCGGACCGGATCAGCGCCTTCGACTGGATCCTGCCGACGGGGATCGCCGACAAGGGGCGTGTGCTGACCAAGATCAGCGAGTTCTGGTTCTCCCACCTGAGGGAGGTACGGCACCACCTGCTGAGCATGAACCCCCGCGACCTTCCGCTGCCGGCCGGCGTCGACGCCGCGGCCCTCGACGGGCGGAGCATGGTCTGCCGCAAGACGCAGGTGGTCCCGGTCGAGTGCGTCGTCCGTGGATACCTGGCGGGGAGCGGTTGGAAGGAGTACCGCCAGAGCGGGACGGTGTGCGGGATCCGGCTTCCCGCCGGCCTGCAGGAGAGCAGTCAGCTTCCCGAGCCGATCTTCACCCCCGCCACGAAGGCCGAGGAGGGGCATGACGAGAACATCCCGTTCGAGCGGATGCAGGAGATCGTCGGCGCGCCGCTGGCGGAGACGCTCCGCAAGCTGAGTCTCGAGATCTATGCCCGCGGTGCGGCGCATGCTCGCAGCCGGGGAATCCTCATTGCGGACACGAAGTTCGAGTTCGGGCTGGTTGGCAGCGAGGTGATCCTGATCGACGAAGTGATGACTCCGGACAGTTCCCGGTTCTGGCCGATGGACCAGTATGCTCCCGGCCGCGGTCAGCCGTCGTTCGACAAGCAGTTTGTGCGGGACTGGCTGGAGCAGACGACGTGGGACAAGAACAGTCCTCCGCCGGAGTTGCCGCCGGAGATCGTGACGGGGACGCGTGACAAGTACATTGATGCGTACGAGCGGCTGACGGGTGCGGCGTTCGAGTGGAAGTGA
- a CDS encoding LemA family protein has protein sequence MDVPTVALIVVIGLAGALVWASLYNTVVGRRNAVDNAFSSIDVMLKRRTDLIPNLVASVKQYMRHEASLLERITSLRNTAVSPVSTSEQRFQAEGLLFGALGHLRIAMDAYPNLRANDHIQQLQAVLYETEEQISAARRAFNATVLDYNNAVDMFPYKVIANMNNFQRRAYFEIPEADRQNVDVGKLFA, from the coding sequence GTGGATGTTCCAACTGTGGCTTTGATCGTGGTGATCGGGCTGGCGGGCGCGCTCGTCTGGGCGTCGCTCTACAACACGGTCGTCGGCCGACGGAACGCCGTTGACAATGCGTTCAGCTCCATCGACGTCATGCTCAAGCGGCGGACGGACCTCATCCCGAACCTCGTCGCCAGCGTCAAGCAGTACATGCGGCACGAGGCGAGCCTTCTCGAACGAATCACCAGTCTCCGAAACACAGCGGTCAGTCCGGTCTCCACCTCAGAGCAGCGGTTTCAGGCTGAAGGACTGCTGTTCGGGGCACTGGGGCACCTGAGGATCGCGATGGACGCCTACCCCAACCTGCGGGCGAACGATCACATCCAGCAGCTCCAGGCGGTGCTCTACGAGACGGAAGAGCAGATCTCCGCGGCGCGGCGGGCCTTCAATGCAACCGTGCTGGACTACAACAACGCCGTCGACATGTTCCCGTACAAAGTCATCGCGAACATGAACAACTTCCAGCGGCGGGCGTACTTCGAGATTCCCGAGGCGGATCGGCAGAACGTGGATGTCGGAAAGCTCTTTGCCTGA
- a CDS encoding FHA domain-containing protein, with product MLQAKLRVASGKQQGNEIPLPHGKFLVGREEDCHLRPNSDLVSRHHCVFTLDDFTLRLRDLGSTNGTFLNGERLRGAAVLNPGDRIVIGKLEVDVVISAGDDTQLVAPPEEATQLDNPIVVAVESATDTPEGQSPTVTVDLGGSTEFQMPAAAIAPPPAGDTQYYQGQVPPGYQVPVGYPPQYPQYGYPQYPQMPGYYPQMGYPMPGMMPGGPPMPGYPQPGYPQGYPQQGYPAPAPAAIESATPAPAAKPAGNALEVKLPDPETTGARAPEQVPGSGGTGNKPAIPKAADEIIKQYMTRR from the coding sequence ATGTTGCAGGCAAAGCTTCGCGTTGCATCGGGTAAGCAGCAGGGAAATGAGATTCCGCTCCCCCATGGAAAATTCCTGGTAGGGCGGGAAGAGGACTGCCATCTCCGCCCGAACAGCGACCTCGTGAGCCGTCATCACTGCGTCTTTACGCTCGATGACTTCACGCTCCGGCTCCGTGACCTCGGAAGCACCAACGGAACGTTCCTCAATGGCGAGCGGCTTCGCGGCGCCGCCGTTCTGAATCCCGGCGACCGGATCGTCATCGGGAAGCTGGAGGTGGACGTCGTCATCTCCGCCGGGGACGACACTCAGCTCGTCGCCCCCCCGGAAGAGGCGACCCAGCTCGACAACCCGATCGTCGTCGCCGTCGAATCGGCGACCGATACGCCGGAGGGGCAGAGCCCGACGGTGACCGTCGACCTGGGCGGCTCGACCGAATTCCAGATGCCGGCCGCTGCCATCGCTCCCCCTCCCGCGGGCGACACACAGTATTACCAGGGGCAGGTTCCGCCGGGCTATCAGGTGCCGGTTGGATATCCCCCCCAGTACCCGCAGTATGGCTATCCGCAATATCCGCAGATGCCGGGCTATTACCCGCAGATGGGCTATCCGATGCCGGGAATGATGCCCGGCGGTCCCCCGATGCCGGGATACCCGCAGCCAGGATATCCCCAGGGGTATCCGCAGCAGGGCTATCCGGCTCCCGCCCCCGCCGCGATCGAATCGGCGACGCCGGCCCCCGCTGCCAAGCCGGCCGGCAACGCTCTCGAAGTCAAGCTTCCTGATCCGGAGACGACGGGGGCCCGGGCTCCCGAGCAGGTTCCGGGCTCAGGCGGGACAGGCAACAAGCCCGCGATCCCGAAGGCAGCTGACGAGATCATCAAGCAGTACATGACCCGCCGCTGA
- a CDS encoding sulfatase codes for MSIPRCLVWCATVWLTACGLSSLRADAPPPPSAPPASTPAARPAPAVRNVIVFVCDDLGFQLGCYGDKVTRTPNIDRLAATGTRFTRAHCTSASCSASRSVILTGLHNHATGHYGHAHDFHHFSTFASVKSLPVYLADAGYRTCSIGKYHLAPEKVYHFETYRNQGVGGARNPVQMADRAIEWMSEKDDRPFFLYIATADPHRGGGPGGFANPADDQPNQYPGCERIRFRPEEMTPPPWLPDSPEVKQELAEYYEAITRVDQGVGRLLDYLDRSGRAKETLILFLSDNGPPFPGAKTSLYQPGMHLPLLVRSPTATKPGSTCDARVSWADLVPTVLDYCGVTPPPAPPIRRGPDDGGPEGGNARRQPKPVPVTFHGRSFLSLLDTPHPEGWDELYASHTFHEITMYYPMRVVIDGKWKLIFNIAHQLPYPFATDIYASPTWQGVLKRNEKMFAGRTVESFLQRTRFELYDLEADPWETNNLSTSAEHAATLKRLQEKLQAWEKSTEDPWELKWRYE; via the coding sequence ATGAGCATTCCGCGGTGTCTCGTGTGGTGCGCGACGGTCTGGTTGACCGCCTGCGGCCTGTCATCCCTTCGGGCCGACGCACCCCCGCCCCCCTCGGCACCGCCCGCCTCGACACCGGCCGCCCGCCCGGCCCCGGCCGTGCGAAACGTCATCGTCTTCGTCTGCGACGACCTGGGATTTCAGCTCGGCTGTTATGGCGACAAGGTGACCCGCACGCCGAACATCGACCGGCTCGCCGCGACCGGAACGCGGTTCACCCGCGCCCACTGCACCTCCGCAAGCTGCAGCGCCAGCCGCTCCGTGATCCTGACGGGCCTGCATAACCATGCGACGGGGCACTACGGCCACGCCCACGACTTCCACCACTTCAGCACGTTCGCGTCCGTCAAGAGCCTCCCGGTCTATCTCGCCGACGCGGGTTACCGGACCTGCTCGATCGGAAAGTATCACCTCGCCCCCGAGAAGGTGTACCACTTTGAAACGTATCGGAACCAGGGGGTCGGCGGGGCCCGCAATCCGGTCCAGATGGCGGATCGGGCGATCGAGTGGATGTCCGAGAAAGACGACCGTCCGTTCTTCCTCTATATCGCGACCGCCGACCCGCATCGCGGCGGCGGGCCGGGAGGGTTCGCCAACCCGGCCGACGACCAGCCGAACCAGTACCCCGGCTGCGAGAGAATCCGGTTCCGGCCGGAGGAGATGACTCCGCCGCCGTGGCTGCCGGACTCCCCTGAAGTGAAGCAGGAACTGGCGGAGTACTACGAGGCGATCACGCGGGTCGACCAGGGGGTTGGCCGCCTGCTGGACTACCTCGACCGGAGTGGGCGGGCCAAGGAGACGCTGATCCTGTTCCTCTCCGACAACGGGCCGCCGTTTCCGGGGGCCAAGACCTCGCTCTACCAGCCGGGGATGCACCTTCCGCTCCTCGTCCGCAGCCCGACCGCAACAAAGCCCGGCTCGACCTGCGACGCGCGGGTCTCCTGGGCGGACCTCGTCCCGACCGTTCTCGATTACTGCGGCGTCACGCCGCCCCCCGCACCGCCGATCCGCCGCGGCCCGGACGACGGCGGCCCCGAAGGAGGAAATGCCCGTCGACAGCCGAAGCCGGTCCCGGTGACATTCCACGGCCGGTCGTTCCTCTCTCTCCTCGATACGCCGCACCCCGAAGGGTGGGACGAGCTCTACGCCTCCCACACGTTCCACGAGATCACGATGTACTACCCGATGCGGGTCGTGATCGACGGAAAATGGAAGCTGATCTTCAACATCGCCCATCAGCTCCCCTACCCGTTCGCGACCGACATCTACGCCTCCCCCACCTGGCAGGGAGTGCTGAAGCGAAACGAGAAGATGTTTGCCGGTCGGACGGTCGAGAGTTTCCTCCAGCGGACGCGGTTCGAGCTGTACGATCTCGAGGCGGACCCTTGGGAGACCAACAATCTCTCGACCTCGGCCGAGCATGCGGCGACGCTGAAGCGCCTTCAGGAGAAGCTCCAGGCGTGGGAGAAGAGCACGGAAGACCCGTGGGAGCTGAAGTGGCGGTATGAGTAG
- a CDS encoding CPBP family intramembrane glutamic endopeptidase, whose amino-acid sequence MPAPSRRDLLRWGLLIEGGLVLLALLGAWLFRVDLSCVRWTPAAVLWGLGGILPMLGVYRVSGELRDRVVELLGPTLIRCRWYDLLLLALLAGVGEELLFRGTIELALERYHLWGGMILANLLFGLAHSLSWQYFVFATVIGVYLSWLSGFPGERNLLPAILAHGLYDFAAFLLIRREVRVASSETTAEFSSLPVPPSAPAPGEGADDGH is encoded by the coding sequence ATGCCCGCACCCTCCCGTCGTGACCTGCTGCGGTGGGGGCTGCTGATTGAAGGGGGGCTCGTCCTTCTCGCGCTGCTCGGCGCGTGGCTCTTCCGCGTCGACCTTTCGTGCGTGAGGTGGACGCCGGCGGCGGTCTTGTGGGGACTGGGCGGAATTCTCCCGATGCTGGGCGTCTACCGCGTCAGCGGAGAGTTGCGGGATCGTGTCGTGGAGCTCCTGGGCCCGACCCTCATCCGCTGTCGCTGGTACGACCTTCTCCTCCTGGCCCTCCTGGCGGGCGTCGGCGAGGAACTCCTGTTTCGCGGCACGATCGAACTGGCCCTGGAGCGGTACCATCTCTGGGGCGGCATGATCCTGGCGAACCTGCTGTTCGGCCTGGCCCACAGCCTGTCGTGGCAGTATTTCGTCTTCGCCACGGTGATCGGCGTTTACCTGAGCTGGCTCTCAGGGTTCCCTGGTGAGCGGAACCTGTTGCCCGCGATCCTGGCGCACGGGCTCTACGACTTCGCAGCGTTTCTTCTGATCCGGAGAGAGGTCCGCGTCGCCTCGTCGGAGACAACCGCCGAATTCTCGTCGCTTCCGGTCCCGCCCTCCGCCCCAGCCCCGGGCGAGGGGGCCGACGACGGTCACTGA
- a CDS encoding glucose-6-phosphate isomerase → MASPLQYNYSAAQPYISGPDWDRVTPALEAARKEVIADVEMLDSKKAVPAAKDPLDSGFIELPRRLLDGGDNKLLDRMLDSAKRLRDQIDILVSLGIGGSYMGLRAIFEACCHPYHNELTRSERNGSPRLYFEGDNLDSDATSGLLDLLQKRCRNPKELTERWGTVVISKSGGTLETAAAFRIFRQALEKYYGPDSAEARNLIVPVTGEKGKLRDLSNGRKYPDTFPIPDGVGGRFSVFTAVGLYPAAVLGVDIKAMLEGAADMTETFKKTAIGENPVLDYTAVCHLLEKHRGLKTRILSTWGKKLEAAGLWYDQLLAESLGKHERGALPLTIVNTRDLHSRGQQHQEGARDKLITNVIVRKPSLPGIAVPVVAETEDQDQLNRLKGKTLDQLLVAAIQGTNKAYADDERPTADIVLPQLDAYAIGQLLQMLMLATVVEGRLIGINPYGQPGVEAYKNNMAAILYGK, encoded by the coding sequence ATGGCTTCTCCGCTGCAGTACAACTACTCCGCCGCCCAGCCTTACATCTCGGGGCCGGACTGGGACCGCGTGACCCCGGCCCTGGAGGCCGCCCGCAAGGAAGTCATCGCCGACGTCGAGATGCTCGACTCCAAGAAGGCGGTTCCGGCCGCGAAGGACCCGCTCGACTCCGGGTTCATCGAGCTCCCGCGGCGGCTGCTCGACGGCGGCGACAACAAGCTCCTCGACCGGATGCTCGACTCCGCCAAGCGGCTGCGGGACCAGATCGACATCCTCGTTTCGCTCGGGATCGGCGGCTCCTACATGGGCCTGCGGGCGATCTTCGAAGCCTGCTGCCATCCGTATCACAACGAGCTGACCCGCAGCGAGCGGAACGGCTCGCCGCGGCTCTACTTCGAAGGGGACAACCTCGACTCCGACGCCACGAGCGGACTGCTGGATCTGCTCCAGAAGCGGTGCCGGAACCCCAAGGAACTCACCGAGCGGTGGGGGACGGTCGTCATCAGCAAGTCGGGGGGAACGCTCGAAACGGCGGCCGCCTTCCGGATCTTCCGGCAGGCCCTCGAAAAGTACTACGGCCCGGATTCGGCCGAAGCCCGCAACCTGATCGTCCCGGTCACGGGCGAAAAGGGAAAACTCCGCGATCTGTCGAACGGCCGGAAGTATCCGGACACCTTCCCGATTCCGGACGGCGTGGGCGGCCGGTTCTCGGTCTTTACGGCGGTCGGTCTCTATCCGGCGGCGGTCCTCGGCGTCGACATCAAGGCGATGCTTGAAGGGGCGGCCGACATGACCGAGACCTTCAAGAAGACCGCCATCGGCGAGAACCCGGTCCTCGACTACACCGCGGTCTGCCACCTGCTCGAAAAGCATCGCGGCCTCAAGACCCGGATCCTGTCGACCTGGGGCAAGAAGCTGGAAGCGGCCGGCCTGTGGTACGACCAGCTCCTCGCCGAAAGCCTCGGCAAGCATGAACGCGGCGCCCTGCCGCTGACGATCGTCAACACCCGCGACCTGCACAGCCGCGGCCAGCAGCACCAGGAAGGGGCGCGGGACAAGCTCATCACGAACGTCATCGTCCGCAAGCCGAGCCTGCCGGGTATCGCGGTGCCGGTCGTCGCCGAGACCGAGGACCAGGATCAGCTCAATCGCCTCAAGGGGAAGACGCTCGACCAGCTTCTTGTGGCGGCGATCCAGGGGACGAACAAGGCCTATGCCGACGACGAGCGGCCGACCGCCGACATCGTCCTGCCGCAGCTCGACGCCTATGCGATCGGCCAGCTCCTCCAGATGCTGATGCTGGCGACGGTGGTCGAAGGCCGGCTGATCGGGATCAACCCCTACGGCCAGCCGGGCGTCGAGGCATACAAGAACAACATGGCGGCGATCCTGTACGGCAAGTGA